The following proteins are co-located in the Fluviicola sp. genome:
- the ychF gene encoding redox-regulated ATPase YchF, with amino-acid sequence MKCGIVGLPNVGKSTLFNCLSNAKAQSANFPFCTIEPNVGTISVPDPRLEKLESMVNPERVVPTTMEIVDIAGLVKGASKGEGLGNQFLANIRETDAILHVLRCFEDGNIIHVDGRVDPVSDKEIIDIELQLKDLESIEKRIQSLARVIKSGDKEAVKENDLALAIKETLEKGKSVRSMDFDENEREIVKKFQLITSKPVMYVCNVEESAVKTGNAHVEAVREAVKDENAQILIVGAKIEADISELETYEERQMFLEELGLEEPGVNRLIRSAYALLNLQTYFTAGVKEVRAWTVPVGATAPQAAGVIHTDFEKGFIRAEVMKYDDYTTLGSEAAVKEAGKFKVEGKEYIVQDGDIMHFRFNV; translated from the coding sequence TTGAAATGCGGAATTGTTGGTTTGCCGAATGTAGGTAAGTCGACTTTGTTTAATTGTTTATCCAACGCTAAAGCGCAATCTGCGAATTTTCCTTTCTGTACGATCGAACCGAATGTGGGAACTATTTCCGTTCCGGACCCGCGTCTGGAGAAATTGGAATCGATGGTAAACCCGGAGCGAGTGGTTCCGACGACTATGGAAATCGTAGATATCGCAGGTTTGGTGAAAGGAGCTTCGAAAGGAGAAGGGTTGGGTAATCAATTTTTGGCAAATATCCGTGAAACCGATGCTATTTTGCACGTGTTGCGTTGTTTTGAGGACGGGAATATTATCCACGTCGACGGGCGTGTTGACCCGGTAAGCGACAAAGAGATCATCGACATCGAATTGCAGTTGAAGGATTTGGAGTCTATTGAAAAAAGAATCCAGTCTTTGGCACGTGTCATTAAATCCGGAGATAAAGAAGCGGTCAAGGAAAATGACCTGGCGTTGGCGATCAAAGAAACTCTTGAAAAAGGAAAATCTGTTCGCTCGATGGATTTTGATGAGAACGAGCGCGAGATCGTGAAAAAGTTCCAATTGATTACTTCCAAGCCGGTGATGTATGTTTGTAACGTGGAAGAGTCTGCTGTTAAGACAGGAAATGCACACGTGGAAGCAGTTCGTGAAGCGGTGAAAGACGAAAATGCACAGATTTTGATCGTCGGAGCAAAGATCGAAGCAGATATTTCCGAATTGGAAACTTACGAAGAGCGCCAGATGTTCCTGGAAGAATTAGGATTGGAAGAACCGGGGGTGAACCGTTTGATCCGTTCGGCTTATGCGTTGCTGAACCTGCAAACGTATTTCACGGCAGGAGTGAAGGAAGTACGCGCATGGACAGTTCCTGTAGGTGCAACTGCTCCGCAGGCGGCCGGTGTTATCCACACGGATTTCGAGAAAGGATTTATCCGTGCAGAAGTGATGAAGTACGACGATTATACCACTTTGGGTTCCGAAGCAGCAGTAAAAGAAGCGGGGAAATTCAAAGTAGAAGGAAAAGAATACATTGTGCAGGACGGAGATATCATGCATTTCAGATTTAATGTGTAA
- a CDS encoding T9SS type A sorting domain-containing protein: MKLTALTLICTLFLMGARAQSLSPVSLEQLVNTDIPTTQYNSQVAADPTGGYVIIWTTQESGGAVMGRRYDNTHTAISGELTINAETSNNISIEHWKAGKYIVSYLEGFNLKFAVLDAANVMGAEVSVISSTSRYDLSPKGDSLAFIYNRTSNDQLYLRGYNLASNSWLNAEMLVTEVGSADYDEPNIVYHTNGRMTAIYHMYINTSGCCTYDKRVMRKTFSSSYVAEIPEYALWSIDYQFNVGYDLDASGNNNNEVIVTTTHGTTSSQRYMRMWILGNTGTPIVNNAVMLPVVTTNDWYDYIKGYLYDNGDFVIAKTIRTGGYTNPNGSEAYVIYGTNYNASNSGLLRMNSTLSGDQVHTNVAKLPNGGFVGCWSGNGFQGDTQGIYSRAYNAVAFPGVVFSNAGAYTVSEAGTTATIGVTLATQPTANVTVNLSSSDLTEGTVSPAQLTFTTSNWNQAQNITVTGVDDTADDGNISFNLVASTTGSTDATYSGLANKTQAIITLDNDATITMPAAQSFCKSTGMSGVNAIFTNVGSAITSVTGASSDQSVVDNSDITVNNLGSGTYGITINNLNNNVTGTAQITLTATDGQFNYTGSFSITTTGVNLVVNASSNAICAGESVTLSATGGQNISWSNGVVNNVAFTPAATTTYTVTADNGSGCNATATQTITVTPVPAVPSISASGSLAICGNGAVTLTSSNATGNMWSTGANTQSITVSSTGTYTVSVSNGACSATSAPVAVTVNPAPAAPVITPNGPTTFCDGGSVTLTSSQANGNTWSTGAASQSITATTANTYVLTYTDANGCTSPAASILITVNPVPAAPVVSTSGPTAFCAGGSVTLTSSYASGNTWSNGSTASSITVSNGGTYSVTYSNGGACSATSIPVVVTANPVPAAPVITPNGPTTFCDGGSVTLTSSQASGNTWSTGVSSQSITAVTTNTYALTYTDANGCVSPSTSVLVTVQSAPNVSAGSDQTVCEGEMVTLLGSGATSYSWTGGITNGISFPITNQTTFQVTGTGSNGCTATDLVTVFVNSAPNVSAGPNLVVCNGESITLNGSGAATYDWDNGAVNGVSFVPTLGTTTYTVTGTNAAGCEAEDEMTVTVNQLPNVSISTIPVFCLSDGPAALTQGTPSGGTYTGTGITGVIFTPSTAGLGIFPVSYTYTDINGCENTAPGTITVDQCLGIDEQALAELSVYPNPTTGLAVIEFPGVFSYTVTDAQGRKVLEGNASDKAPVDLSAFSDGVYQVVIQTENASTSLRMVKNQ; this comes from the coding sequence ATGAAATTAACAGCATTAACACTCATTTGCACCCTCTTTCTGATGGGAGCAAGGGCACAATCATTAAGTCCCGTATCATTGGAACAACTGGTGAATACAGACATCCCCACGACACAATACAATAGTCAGGTCGCCGCCGACCCAACGGGCGGCTACGTGATTATCTGGACTACCCAGGAATCCGGGGGAGCGGTTATGGGTCGCCGATATGATAACACACACACCGCAATTTCAGGCGAATTAACCATCAATGCGGAAACTTCGAATAACATCAGTATCGAGCATTGGAAAGCCGGGAAATACATTGTTTCATACCTCGAAGGCTTTAACCTGAAATTTGCTGTTTTGGACGCAGCGAACGTCATGGGCGCAGAGGTATCAGTGATCTCGTCCACTTCCAGATACGATCTTTCCCCGAAAGGAGATTCATTGGCTTTTATCTACAATAGGACCAGCAACGATCAATTGTATTTGAGAGGATACAACCTGGCTTCCAATTCCTGGCTGAATGCAGAAATGCTGGTAACAGAGGTCGGATCGGCAGATTACGATGAACCGAACATCGTGTATCACACCAATGGACGCATGACGGCAATTTACCACATGTATATCAATACTTCCGGCTGTTGTACATATGACAAAAGAGTAATGCGTAAAACTTTCAGTAGTTCCTACGTTGCAGAGATTCCTGAATATGCCTTGTGGTCCATCGATTACCAATTTAACGTGGGGTATGACCTGGATGCAAGCGGAAATAACAATAATGAGGTGATCGTTACAACCACACATGGTACAACCTCTTCGCAGCGATACATGCGCATGTGGATTTTAGGAAATACGGGTACACCCATTGTCAACAATGCGGTAATGCTTCCTGTGGTAACCACCAACGATTGGTACGATTATATTAAAGGGTATTTGTATGATAACGGGGATTTTGTAATCGCTAAAACGATTCGAACTGGAGGTTATACGAATCCGAATGGAAGTGAAGCATACGTTATTTACGGAACAAATTACAATGCAAGCAACAGTGGACTTTTACGCATGAACAGTACATTGTCGGGTGACCAGGTACATACCAATGTGGCAAAATTACCCAACGGAGGATTTGTAGGATGTTGGTCCGGAAACGGTTTCCAGGGCGATACACAAGGAATTTATTCCAGGGCTTACAATGCAGTGGCATTTCCAGGTGTTGTATTCAGCAATGCAGGAGCATACACGGTTAGTGAAGCGGGAACCACTGCGACTATTGGTGTTACTCTTGCTACTCAGCCAACAGCGAATGTAACGGTAAACCTGAGTTCATCAGACTTAACAGAAGGAACAGTGAGCCCGGCTCAGTTAACGTTTACAACCTCAAACTGGAACCAGGCACAGAATATTACCGTTACAGGAGTTGACGATACAGCCGACGACGGAAACATTTCTTTCAACCTGGTGGCTTCAACTACCGGAAGCACGGATGCAACTTATTCCGGTTTGGCGAATAAAACCCAGGCGATAATCACTTTGGATAATGATGCAACGATTACCATGCCTGCTGCTCAAAGTTTTTGTAAATCCACAGGAATGAGCGGCGTAAACGCGATCTTTACGAATGTTGGTTCTGCTATTACATCCGTAACCGGTGCAAGCAGCGACCAATCTGTTGTTGATAACAGCGATATTACCGTAAACAACTTAGGAAGCGGAACGTATGGGATCACGATCAATAACCTGAATAACAATGTAACCGGAACGGCACAAATCACATTAACGGCAACTGACGGACAATTTAATTACACGGGAAGTTTCAGCATTACTACTACGGGAGTTAACCTGGTAGTGAATGCATCTTCCAATGCTATTTGTGCGGGAGAATCGGTGACACTTTCAGCTACCGGCGGACAAAACATTTCCTGGAGCAACGGTGTTGTAAACAATGTGGCTTTTACGCCTGCTGCAACAACAACTTATACCGTAACGGCAGACAATGGTTCAGGATGTAACGCAACTGCGACTCAGACGATTACTGTGACACCTGTTCCTGCCGTTCCTTCGATCAGTGCAAGCGGATCACTCGCTATCTGTGGAAATGGTGCTGTAACACTGACTTCTTCCAACGCAACAGGAAACATGTGGTCAACAGGAGCAAATACCCAAAGTATTACGGTTTCAAGTACCGGAACTTATACCGTTTCGGTTTCGAACGGGGCATGCTCCGCAACTTCTGCACCGGTGGCAGTAACTGTGAACCCGGCTCCGGCAGCACCTGTTATTACCCCGAACGGACCAACTACTTTTTGTGACGGAGGTTCTGTAACGCTGACTTCCTCGCAAGCGAACGGGAATACCTGGTCAACCGGTGCCGCTTCTCAAAGTATCACCGCAACAACTGCTAATACTTATGTATTGACTTACACAGATGCAAACGGCTGTACTTCTCCGGCAGCAAGTATATTGATTACGGTAAACCCTGTTCCGGCAGCACCTGTTGTTTCTACAAGTGGGCCAACGGCCTTTTGTGCAGGCGGATCGGTAACACTGACTTCGTCTTATGCTTCCGGAAATACCTGGTCGAACGGCTCAACGGCGTCCAGTATTACTGTTTCCAACGGAGGAACTTATTCGGTGACTTATTCGAATGGCGGAGCTTGTTCGGCAACTTCAATTCCTGTTGTTGTAACTGCAAACCCGGTTCCGGCAGCACCGGTAATCACTCCAAACGGACCAACTACTTTCTGCGACGGAGGTTCGGTAACGCTGACTTCATCACAGGCAAGCGGAAATACCTGGTCTACAGGAGTTAGTTCCCAGAGCATCACTGCTGTAACAACCAATACTTATGCATTGACCTATACAGATGCAAACGGTTGTGTTTCACCATCAACAAGTGTGTTGGTTACCGTACAAAGCGCACCGAATGTTTCAGCAGGATCGGACCAAACGGTTTGTGAAGGCGAAATGGTAACATTACTTGGATCGGGAGCTACATCTTATTCCTGGACAGGTGGAATCACCAACGGGATTAGTTTCCCGATCACGAATCAAACGACTTTCCAGGTAACAGGAACAGGAAGCAACGGATGTACTGCAACAGACCTGGTAACTGTATTCGTAAACAGTGCTCCGAATGTGAGTGCGGGACCGAACCTGGTTGTTTGTAACGGGGAATCAATTACACTGAACGGAAGCGGCGCGGCAACTTACGATTGGGATAACGGAGCTGTAAACGGAGTTTCTTTTGTTCCGACTTTGGGAACGACAACTTATACGGTGACCGGTACCAATGCTGCAGGTTGTGAAGCCGAGGATGAAATGACCGTAACGGTGAATCAATTGCCGAATGTGAGCATTTCAACTATTCCGGTTTTCTGTTTATCAGATGGTCCGGCAGCTTTAACCCAGGGAACACCTTCAGGTGGAACGTATACAGGAACCGGAATTACAGGAGTTATTTTCACTCCTTCAACAGCAGGCCTGGGAATTTTTCCGGTAAGTTATACTTACACAGATATCAATGGTTGTGAAAATACTGCTCCGGGAACGATCACGGTAGATCAGTGTTTGGGAATCGATGAGCAAGCATTGGCAGAGTTATCGGTTTACCCGAATCCTACAACCGGATTGGCAGTAATCGAATTTCCGGGAGTGTTCAGCTACACGGTAACAGATGCGCAGGGTCGAAAAGTGCTGGAAGGAAATGCTTCTGACAAAGCACCGGTGGATCTATCCGCTTTCAGTGATGGCGTATACCAGGTAGTGATTCAAACTGAAAATGCTTCTACCAGCCTAAGAATGGTGAAGAACCAATAA
- a CDS encoding SBBP repeat-containing protein, which produces MKQTKLFAITALFALFASHNSFSQTGATCSDAITLIPTDSTDYSNHTTADTVFWFEFTATSPYVNISLETAKYGLNVPHIHSIQLFSGSCTGLNMIAEDELPHYSEAKLLNIDLNASNLSIGQTYFIRVDRKVPNQTCSRAGCTANNSTDPSTFSISIKRIFLVIPPDMLIEPPTSGWGMEVNRGQLLDTNGDVAEEVKIYNDHSNPGVFICEDRISYVFVGEQSSQKAYQKVDMTFLNANADYGIFKTEEVAGFTNYYLPHIPDGITKNKAYSRVVLNGIYDKIDYHQYSNKNGLKNYFIIYPGAKTENIRLQFDGLDSLIIDSLNHLYVQSTLGTMEFEKPHVYTIDSTGFPQAILCNAEYELVDDSTIGFQIVGYSGTEPLIIVMDQGHSAAAPKSIDNLLWSTYYGNTEDDYIEDIDHDGSGNVYFTGYTTGLTFPHTTQTVYSPSTTYYTRIIVGSHKPLGERNWSTIYGAQTELASGIATDQLGNVYVTGLTGVYSEPNKFLAFTKVGAYNLAPSTSTVNATYATLYRFNQSNGARTWATLFGEHTTNADFRGKCIATDNSGNVYIAGEGKRVSSSPIVATGSQYSQSTTGTKVGFIAKFNAANALTWSTMFGNNDLVVNEMNTIFNPQTSQNELFIVGTTGGTNTNSFPMTAELLNDYQASYQGGASDAFFAKFNSSDVLRWSSFFGGAGEDLGLGIDYNPSTTSLFITGQTKSNSTTFPLQSLSNPQIHFNNTLSGASDGFISVLKFITETTGGHILYYSSYFGGSSDDQCGNVEISDAGNVYVIGMSKSTNFPLQNLNGNYNQPVLENDPTGVHYDSFILGLNPWLAYGWGTYFGGEWYYNGSNVNAASNDYGNGITVYNDQILYIGGSTNSNQDFPITVDLTASPNAYIQYDNSGSAMDLPLAWTDGFLAQFDLTDVVLGLHDLDNDETNGNLTVYPNPSTGNFSIVGSNLKLEGKINIEVINVIGQRIYSKSSTVSNGQLTEFITLGNLSNGIYIVNIGDGTNKLSKRVVIR; this is translated from the coding sequence CTGTTTTTTGGTTTGAGTTTACCGCTACAAGTCCCTATGTCAATATTTCCTTGGAAACCGCGAAATATGGACTTAACGTACCACATATTCATTCTATACAACTGTTTTCAGGGAGTTGTACCGGTCTTAATATGATTGCAGAGGATGAATTGCCTCATTACTCAGAAGCCAAGTTATTAAACATTGATCTCAACGCTTCCAACCTTTCAATTGGACAAACATATTTCATCCGGGTTGACAGAAAGGTTCCAAATCAGACCTGTTCAAGAGCCGGTTGTACAGCTAATAACTCTACCGACCCATCTACATTTTCAATTTCCATCAAAAGAATATTCTTGGTGATCCCACCGGATATGTTGATTGAGCCTCCTACATCGGGCTGGGGTATGGAAGTTAATCGCGGTCAACTTTTAGATACAAACGGTGATGTCGCAGAAGAAGTGAAAATATATAATGATCATTCCAATCCGGGTGTTTTTATTTGTGAAGACCGCATATCTTACGTGTTTGTAGGTGAACAATCATCCCAAAAAGCATATCAGAAAGTGGATATGACCTTTCTAAATGCAAATGCGGATTATGGAATTTTTAAAACAGAAGAAGTAGCAGGATTTACTAATTATTACCTTCCCCACATTCCGGATGGAATAACAAAGAATAAAGCATACAGCAGAGTTGTGCTTAATGGCATATACGACAAAATTGATTATCACCAATACAGCAATAAAAATGGATTGAAAAACTATTTTATTATTTATCCTGGTGCAAAAACCGAAAATATCCGTTTACAATTCGATGGGTTAGACTCTTTGATAATAGACAGTCTAAATCACCTTTATGTCCAATCTACATTGGGTACTATGGAATTTGAAAAACCCCATGTTTATACGATTGACTCTACGGGCTTTCCTCAGGCAATTCTTTGCAATGCTGAATATGAATTAGTGGATGATTCTACAATTGGTTTTCAAATTGTAGGTTACTCAGGTACTGAACCTCTTATCATTGTGATGGACCAAGGGCATTCAGCAGCAGCACCGAAGTCAATAGACAATCTTCTTTGGAGTACTTATTATGGCAACACAGAAGACGATTACATCGAGGATATTGATCACGACGGCTCAGGAAATGTCTATTTCACAGGTTACACAACAGGGTTAACTTTTCCACACACAACACAAACAGTTTATTCACCATCAACGACTTACTATACAAGAATTATAGTTGGGAGTCACAAGCCTCTTGGAGAAAGAAATTGGAGTACTATTTACGGGGCGCAAACAGAACTTGCAAGTGGAATTGCAACAGATCAATTAGGAAATGTCTATGTAACCGGATTAACCGGAGTATATTCAGAACCCAATAAATTTCTCGCTTTCACAAAGGTTGGAGCTTACAATCTTGCTCCTTCAACTTCTACCGTAAATGCAACCTATGCGACTTTATATAGATTCAATCAGAGTAACGGCGCACGTACCTGGGCTACTCTATTCGGTGAACATACAACCAATGCTGATTTCAGAGGTAAATGTATTGCTACGGACAATTCCGGGAATGTCTACATTGCCGGGGAAGGAAAAAGAGTTTCCAGTTCTCCGATAGTAGCAACCGGTTCACAATACTCGCAAAGTACAACAGGAACAAAAGTAGGGTTCATTGCTAAATTCAACGCGGCTAATGCGTTAACCTGGTCAACTATGTTTGGAAACAATGACTTAGTAGTTAATGAAATGAATACTATTTTTAATCCTCAAACTAGTCAGAATGAACTTTTCATTGTAGGTACAACCGGAGGAACCAATACAAATTCATTCCCTATGACTGCTGAATTACTAAACGACTACCAAGCGAGCTATCAGGGAGGTGCTTCGGATGCATTCTTTGCAAAATTCAATTCTTCAGACGTACTTCGCTGGTCAAGTTTCTTTGGAGGAGCCGGAGAAGATCTAGGTTTGGGAATTGATTACAATCCATCTACCACGAGCCTTTTCATTACAGGCCAAACCAAAAGTAATTCAACTACTTTCCCTTTGCAATCGCTTTCAAATCCGCAAATCCATTTTAATAACACATTAAGTGGTGCATCGGATGGATTTATCTCTGTGTTGAAATTTATTACTGAAACCACAGGTGGGCACATTCTGTATTACTCCTCTTATTTTGGTGGTTCAAGCGATGATCAATGCGGAAATGTAGAAATTTCTGACGCTGGTAATGTTTACGTGATCGGGATGTCTAAAAGCACCAATTTTCCGCTTCAAAATTTAAATGGAAATTACAATCAACCGGTACTTGAAAATGATCCGACCGGAGTTCATTACGATAGCTTTATTCTAGGACTGAATCCATGGCTTGCTTACGGATGGGGAACTTATTTTGGAGGAGAATGGTATTATAACGGTTCTAATGTAAATGCCGCATCCAACGACTATGGAAATGGTATTACTGTCTATAATGACCAAATATTGTACATTGGTGGAAGTACCAATTCAAATCAGGACTTTCCAATTACTGTCGACTTAACAGCATCACCCAACGCATATATCCAATATGACAACTCCGGAAGTGCTATGGACCTACCGCTTGCCTGGACGGATGGTTTTCTTGCTCAGTTCGATTTAACCGATGTCGTTTTGGGTCTTCATGATTTGGATAATGATGAAACGAATGGAAATCTTACAGTTTATCCGAATCCATCGACAGGTAATTTTTCAATCGTAGGATCAAACCTTAAATTAGAGGGAAAAATCAATATAGAAGTAATCAACGTTATTGGTCAGCGGATTTATTCCAAATCATCAACCGTTTCAAATGGTCAACTAACAGAATTTATTACCCTTGGAAATCTTTCTAATGGAATTTATATTGTTAATATTGGGGATGGAACCAATAAGCTAAGTAAAAGAGTGGTAATCCGATAG